The Betaproteobacteria bacterium genome includes a region encoding these proteins:
- a CDS encoding IS3 family transposase encodes QTRRQAMDEVIDWMTFYNHRRLHSTLGCVSPMQFEQNWHAAQFKKAA; translated from the coding sequence CAGACCCGCAGGCAGGCCATGGATGAGGTGATTGACTGGATGACTTTCTACAACCACCGCAGATTGCATTCAACCTTAGGGTGTGTCAGTCCCATGCAGTTTGAACAAAACTGGCACGCGGCACAGTTCAAAAAGGCCGCATAA